From the Hordeum vulgare subsp. vulgare chromosome 1H, MorexV3_pseudomolecules_assembly, whole genome shotgun sequence genome, the window AGATCACCCACGTCATCTTCTGCACCACCTCTGGCGTCGACATGCCAGGTGCCGACTACCAGCTCACTAGGTTGCTTGGCCTCTCCCCGACCGTAAAACGGCTCATGATGTACCAGCAAGGCTGCTTCGGCGGTGCCACCGTGCTCCGCATGGCCAAGGACATCGCCGAGAACAACCGCGGTGCACGTGTGCTCGTTGTCTGCTCGGACATCACCGCCATGGCATTCCGTGGCCCCAGCAAGTCCCATCTTGATTCGCTCGTCGGCCATGCGCTCTTTGGCGATGGCGCAGCCGCTGCCATCATCGGCGCCGACCTCGACGAGCCCTTCGAGAAGCCACTCTTCCAGCTGGTATCAGCGAGCCAGACCATCCTGCCTGAATCGGAGGGCGCCATCAATGGCCACCTTACAGAGGCGGGGCTCACCATCCACCTTCTCAAGGACGTGCCGGGGCTCATCTCTCAGAACATCGAGCAAGCACTCGAGGACGCCTTCAAGCCTCTGGGCATCCACGACTGGAACTCCATCTTCTGGATTGCACATCCTGGTGGGCCGGCGATCCTTGACATGGTGGAGGAGAAAGTTGGCCTTGACAAGGAGCGAATGCGCGCCAGCCGAGAGGTCCTGTCCGAGTACGGCAACATGTCCAGCGCGTGCGTCCTCTTCGTCCTCGACGTAATGCGTAAGACCTCTTCCCAGGACGGCCACACTACAACTGGAGAGGGTAAAGAGTGGGGTGTCCTCTTCGGCTTCGGCCCCGGCCTCACCGTAGAGACTCTCGTCCTCTACAGCGCCCCGATCATAGCCACTGCATGATCGATGAGCAAACCACACTCTATTTATTCGCCAACAACATAAAATCACACATACTATAAGTAATCACGAGAGCGACGGCGTGATGGCTGTTCTCATATTCATTTATCcctgtttttttactttttgttttgtttctactgtaAGAATTGATTGATGTTTTCTCCAAAAATTGTTCTGTATGTGCTCTTGATGTACCTCGTTTATCTTAGTAATGTTTGACATTTTGTTTCCCAATCGGTAATGTTATCGTTTATGCCCTGCATTGTCTACATCGTCAACGGAATTTCCATGTGCCCTCTCTTCCAGATCATTGAGCTTCTTAAGGGAATCTCCAACACCGATCATCAAACCACCCGCATATATCAAAATCGCACGAGCCGGACGTGTTGTGCCATCTAACGCAGGCCTGTATCGGTCCGCCGAGCGGTCCAGACACACTTTCCCTCGCAAAGTAGAAACAAAGTTTGGGGGCTTTGCCTGGTTCGTCCATATTTTATTCGAAACACCTCTTTAATCTCCTTCATTGTTTCTATATAACTATACTTCGATTCATTATAAGTTGTACATCAAAAAATATGCACCTCGATGTTCTGCTTCCATTCATGCGATCGGATCATAGTTTCATTCGCTGTGTATGTTGAATTTTGTGTTCAtagttgaaactttgttcaacaaTTTTGGTTCACTCTGTAGGTTGAATATTTGAAGATTCCTTTGAGTGTGGTGTGCCGTCGTCGACGGAGATGACGGATGTGTAGACCTCCTTGCCAAAGTTGACGAAGCCAAGAAAGGCATCCTCGTGCTTAGAGGAGGTGTTGCTGTCGTTGTAGGCTCGGAAGCAGCCCTCGCTGCTCCAGACGTTGGCGCGCCTGCTTGCACCGCAGCTGGTGAGCCTCTTGGTGGCCGTGGTGAGGCAAGCCACGCAGTCTCTCGTTGCAGGGTCGCCCATGCAGAGGCCCCGGTAGCGGGGGCAGGAGTTGCAGGAGGGTGTCCCGAAAGGCGGCAACAACGACTTCGTCGTAGGTAGGGGCGGGGCCCAGTCGTCCACGGGCATATTTGATCATGAAACAGATCTCGATGGTGGGACTGAGCAGCAAGAGGACGAAGAAGAGAAGGACGGTGAGGACAGCTATGATCGTGAGCGCGCAGACTCAGTTCTGGTCGTAGTGGCAGTGAACATTCTACTTAACCTCTATGTTGAGTGTAGTTGTTAACTCCAAACCACGATGCATGTATGCAACCAAACATTGGGTAGAGGAGTCTTCTACGATGCAGGCAACCTATATGCAAGTAGTCAGTCAACATACAAACGTCGTATTTTGGGATCTACTCTACCAGGCTCTACTCTGTCAGGCCCGTGTTTttcataaaacctccaaaaaaatgaaccaaacacacccttgcaAGTAGTTTTTATCCAGTAGTCTGCATGTAGTTTATTTTATGTTGTTTTACTAATGTAGAAGTTCATGTCTTGTTTTTTTTGTAGTAATTCTAGTTTCTATCTAGTAATTTTAGTTATGTAGTAGGTTTTGTTAATGTGGCATACATCTTGGGTGAGTCCACCATATTTGACGGATGAGAAATGTTTGAAGAGGAATGCTACTGACTATTGTTGTAGGGGGTCGTGCTTCCTCTGTCCCCACTCTGTGATCTTTTTAAAGTAGGAGGAGCAGAGGAAGAGCAACCATCACCAATAGTCGATAAGAATTGTTTGTCGAGGCAAGAAATCGACTTCTGACAACGATGGTCAATCTGGGTGAGTTCGTCCTGTGATatacctttgtaacacacgatggACTCGTCCATCTCGACCATCACGGAAAGTTGGAACACCCGTGAGAGTGTGTCCATCGTATATACGACCACCAGAGAGATGACAGTTTTATAACATCTTCTCGAAGAAATAATAGAATTTTGACGATGACGCTCGATATGGGGGAGTTCATCCCGTGATACCTCGAGTATGCACGATGAGCTCACGCAGCCTGACCATCATTATAAGTCGAAATACTCATGAGAGTGTCCTTCATATATACAATCACCTTGATAAATTTGCTTAGCAATTATCTTTGATACTTTATTCTTATGTTAATTTTCATTGTATGATGAAAGGTGTTAGCACCGATCAGTTTCGCAGTTACGGCTTCCTCCAATGCCGCAACTTCTCTTACAGTCGACTCCCCGTTCAAGGAGCACCGCGGTAGTGAAGACTCCTTGGCGGCATTCCTTGAGAAGAACCCAGAGCCGATCCTACTAAAGTATTTTGTGGATCTAGCCAAGAAGAATCCGCCAACTATGGAGAgcaatcccccccccccctaagGAGAGTGATGACGTGCCATTGAGTCCACTGATCATCATTCCACACGACGCTTGCTTCTCCACTATGGGGGATGCCCCCACGTGTTCTGCCTCCACGATCAATGGTTTCATCGACGACACATCGGAGTAGTCCACCTCGATAGTTTGATGTTGATTTAGTGATATAGTTATGTACCTGTTGATGTGGACTTGGATTCCCACTTGTGATGCTTTTGGTTATATGAGTGATGAATGCTTATGTGGATTATGATGATCTGTTATTGAACTTGCATTCTTTCTTGGAATCATTTTCTCTTTGTTTGTGTATGAAGTAGTATACGTGGTATACGCAGGTACGTGTCTAGCTAGGAGTCTATGATTCATGATCCGCATGCAATGAACAAGTGCTTCGTTACCCAGACAGCTCCCATGAATCGTTCAATAGTAGAGAGGAGGCAAAGTATCATTACAATCAGTATTTGCAAGACCAGAAGAAAAACACTGAATTCGGCAAATAAATACGACCTGAATAGAAATTCTTTTTTCTAATAAGCCTGAATAGGGATCCTAACTGCATATAGCCTCTTTGTATCACAGATTTTTTTTCCCCATCTACTTCTAGCCTATGTATATAAGATGTTGAATCTCCACCGCTAAATTTTCATAACTTAAGATTAACAAATTAATCTTCACCATTCCTTTTATTCTTTCAGTAATAGATAGGTAGATAGATTGTTTTGGAAGCAATTAATAAATCTTTGAAACATAAAATGAAACTTTAACCACGCGTTAGGTTAGGTCGCATCTTACACTCATTGTCCGATAAGCAAAGTTTAAAAACAATTTAGCTGTAGGAGGAAGCTGGCATCAATTTTGTTGGGACGTGGAAAGACATATATCTGGGGGTATGCTGGCTCATCCGATGTACTCTGCTTCCCCAATTAGCATAGCGATAACATGCGTCGTTATCTCTGTTGCTTTATGGCTGAAAGGGGAATTTGTATTGGCGTCTAAACGCACATCAGCTTCCATGTGTCCTACTATTAACGGAAGACGGCAGAAAAGAACTTAAAAAACGAAACAAACGACGTGCATCCAAGGAGAACTTCCATTTAGGCTTGTATAGTTTGAGATAATGGGTCATATAAGTACCTGCCTCCTCAGGTCAAAGCTGCCATGATTGACCAGACGGCAGGCCGGCCGGCCAGCCGGAAGGCTACTGGCGCCACTACTCTTTAGCGGTGTAATTCTGATCGGCACTGGGAGGATGTTGAGGCCGGCCAGCCAGGTACTTGCGTCATGGAATGCCGGCGGGCATGGCGCATGCAGCTTGCTAGGGTAGCTTTTCTGTTGTTCCTTTTTCCCTTGGATAGGCTTATCGTAAAACAAATATGACTTTTCTTCTGGCTTAGCCTAACATCAAGTTAACAATGATTGCCTGCTACGTCCTTATATGTCATTTCTGGTCCACCATACGATGTTACGCGGATCAAGCTGTCATAGTTTCATAATTGTAGGAGATCCTTCATATTGATGGTTTGTATTTTCTTTACAGCAtattatttggcttttgattaaCCCATCAATTATACTTCTAATACTAGATGACCATTGCACCCTTGACACAAAGAGCAGTTGCAGCAAAGAAGCCAAGCAACCTATGAATGACATGTTTTACGAAAATCAGTAAAAGGGCTAAAAAAACAAATGCAGCTAACAAGTAAGAGGTGAACTCTTTAAATGATTTTTCTTGAATTATCTGAAAATGAAAGATCTGCCCACTCTTTGTCAGATGGAACTAGGCAAAACAAGGCATGCCATCGCCGGCCTCACACATGTAGTACATTTTTCTGGATGGAACTTGGCAAACGTGCATGCCATGTGGCATCGCCGGTGCATCTCATGTGGTTCGACGAGTTTGATAATAAGAACTCACCAATCTTAGTGATTGCTTACCATATCCTGCCGTGTCATGTTTGCCGAGACTGCTTTTTTGTTTTTTGGCTCTTGCTTTAAAAATTCCAAACCTTGCCGAGACTGCTAAATTAAGGTGATTTTTTGTGTGCACAGTGCTCCTTGAGAGGCTTATTACGGTAGAGTTGCTCTATGCTGCAGGCGTTCCCATAAGAAAACAGGCTCGGTCGTCGGCGTATTCAACTCCGGTAGATAAGGATTGAATCCGGCCGTTAGGAAATCATCTTCTATAAAGTGGCAGCACTCCGAGTGAGTTGTATCACCATACACCAGGCCTGGGCTGAGAAATACAACAATCCTAAGCTAAGTGCTAGTCCCTTCTACACCGAACACAAGCTAGCTAGTCCCTTGTACGGTGCTGATCAATGGCGGCCGCGGTGAAGTTGGAGGAAGTGAGAAGGGCACAGCGGGCTGTGGGTCCGGCAACCGTCCTAGCAATCGGCACGGCCGTTCCGGCCAACTGCGTGTACCAGGCCACCTACCCGGACTACtacttcagggtcaccaagagcGAGCACCTCTCGGACCTCAAGGAGAAGTTCGAGAGGATGTGCGAGAAGTCCACCATCAGGAAGAGGCACATGCACCTCACCGAGGACATCCTGAAAAAGCACCCCAGCATCTGCTCCCACATGGAGCCGTCGCTCAACACGCGCCACGACATTGTCGTCGTCGAGGTCCCCAAGCTCGGGAAAGAGGCGGCGGAGAGGGCCATCAAGGAGTGGGGCCAGCCGCTGTCCAAGATCACCCACGTCATCTTCTGCACCACCTCTGGCGTCGACATGCCAGGTGCCGACTACCAGCTCACTAGGTTGCTTGGCCTCTCCCCGACCGTAAAACGGCTCATGATGTACCAGCAAGGCTGCTTCGGCGGTGCCACCGTGCTCCGCATGGCCAAGGACATCGCCGAGAACAACCGCGGTGCACGTGTGCTCGTTGTCTGCTCGGACATCACCGCCATGGCATTCCGTGGCCCCAGCAAGTCCCATCTTGATTCGCTCGTCGGCCATGCGCTCTTTGGCGATGGCGCAGCCGCTGCCATCATCGGCGCCGACCTCGACGAGCCCTTCGAGAAGCCACTCTTCCAGCTGGTATCAGCGAGCCAGACCATCCTGCCTGAATCGGAGGGCGCCATCAATGGCCACCTTATAGAGGCGGGGCTCACCATCCACCTTCTCAAGGACGTGCCGGGGCTCATCTCTCAGAACATCGAGCAAGCACTCGAGGACGCCTTCAAGCCTCTGGGCATCCACGACTGGAACTCCATCTTCTGGATTGCACATCCTGGTGGGCCGGCGATCCTTGACATGGTGGAGGAGAAAGTTGGCCTTGACAAGGAGCGAATGCGCGCCAGCCGAGAGGTCCTGTCCGAGTACGGCAACATGTCCAGCGCGTGCGTCCTCTTCGTCCTCGACGTAATGCGTAAGACCTCTTCCCAGGACGGCCACACTACAACTGGAGAGGGTAAAGAGTGGGGTGTCCTCTTCGGCTTCGGCCCCGGCCTCACCGTAGAGACTCTCGTCCTCTACAGCGCCCCGATCATAGCCACTGCATGATCGATGAGCAAACCACACTCTATTTATTCGCCAACAACATAAAATCACACATACTATAAGTAATCACGAGAGCGACGGCGTGATGGCTGTTCTCATATTCATTTATCcctgtttttttactttttgttttgtttctactgtaAGAATTGATTGATGTTTTCTCCAAAAATTGTTCTGTATGTGCTCTTGATGTACCTCGTTTATCTTAGTAATGTTTGACATTTTGTTTCCCAATCGGTAATGTTATCGTGTATGCCCTGCATTGTCTACATCGTCAACGGAATTTCCATGTGCCCTCTCTTCCAGCTCATTGAGCTTCTTAAAGGAATCTCCAACACCGATCATCAAACCACCCGCATATATCAAAATCGCACGAGCCGGACGTGTTGTGCCATCTAACGCAGGCATGTATCGGTCCGCCGAGAGGTCTAGACACACTTTCCCTCGCAAAGTAGAAACAAAGTTTGGGGGCTTTGCCTGGTTCGCCCATATTTTATTCGAAACACCTCTTTAATCTCCTTCATCGTTTCTATATAACTGTACTTCGATTCATTATAAGTTGTACATCAAAAAATATGCACCTCGATGTTCTGCTTCCATTCACGCGATCGGATCATAGTTTCATTCGCTGTGTATGTTGAATTTTGTGTTCAtagttgaaactttgttcaacaaATTTGGTTCACTCTATAGGTTGACCATTTGAAGATTCCTTCGAGTGTGGTGTACCCGCGCTCTATGTTTTCTGTAACATATACATTACCTAAATGTACGGGTATACTGTAACATATACATTAACAGAAATTTGCTTTGTGAAAGAGAGTTTTACGGAACCAACAGACATAAAAGCATCATAATATCCATGCTTTtttgaaagaagaagaagaagacatttctacgtttatagatgcttaattagtatttcttagattattgcttaattttggtattgtatatgcttaagtgttaatagtttattttactatatatacaattagtttatttttagcaagaaaattaatagaactagtttatttttttagtttattttacgatgcctatcccgcatcctcgtcgtcgactcggcggaggacacctgcttgatcagacgggccatgtccgggactgggctccgcccagcTAGTATTGGGagatgctaccttccgggggggcgtatgttggtgaggagccagcccgttgttgacccgatccttgtttggtggcggtcgcgtgggcaagtgacggtgccgaggcttccggacaccgcggaggtggtacgtcaccatgtcagcgaggaggatgagcacgtccgtcgctacgtggttgcgttggagggcaggttcgagcatacctggcaggttcttcagggatctcactggatgtcgtgagtataagtctgacagtagatgtgtagggtacgaatgagatgggcagagtcctagctacggcgaggttgtatgagttcaggcccctctgcggtggaggtaacagccctacgtctcagtgctctcggagcttgttaccgagtgtgatatggagtacaaagatttgctaacccttttatcagtgggggagggcggcttatatagagtgcgctgccccccacaacggttctgactcaggggtggagtagtggcgattgaatgcgtacgttacatgtATCGtatgctttaaatgctaataaatgcaccccgaaacgtacggcagtttaccCCCGGAGAGGTtatgacgtaccgagtgtatccagtcggtgaacatggtgtcctccgaatgctagttaccgactggatgattcagggcctgttaccgactggatgatggggataccttaattcagtcggggcagacttaaggtcatgtcctttgcgtggggtagtccttgggtaggacatgtacggcaggcctatgaccctaccctaggacaatgaccccatcattagtccccgaatggattgggattGAAACGTAGAAGCGGTGTTTGAGGTTCAGATCCAACTGAACTAGGTtcagcttgggcgttgcttgcctctatccattttatctctctcgaccaacgctccgagtggaagtgcttgcgaaacagactgtcgggaaccgagtgcttccacggcatcttttgacgcgaccggtcaactgacagcggcggattttccgggatctcaaatttcgggttccgcgcgctcagcggggacgacgtcagcgcgctcgagtagcgcctgactcctcgatccttgcgccttcaactcctccactgatatcgccgcggctggttgggcagataagatttcgggcccgctcgccagcgacccagtcggtgctctatttaactctaggcgacgagacccttcggttacgctcgcggAATCTTTCGctccgcctgctccgtcttcctcgccacctcctgcgctcatacgctcattccttctcctccttctcgagagctcgccgtcgccgccatgaccaaaggtcagaccagcaagatggaggcgaggaagaagaagaacaaggcggcggctgctcagcggcggcagcggccgttgccggcggggtggatccagggagactttctcccctccacggtgacggaggggggcctgctggagctggtggagcacggcatgctcgtgcataagtcctggaggctgccggcggacgacgaggtcgagccagtgcCACGGgatggggagcgcgtcttgctcctcagccatgttcacagaggtttttctctgccccccgcatcccttcttcaaaggcatcatgaaccactttggtgctcaactccatcacttccctccgaatgccatcgcccacctttctgccttcattgttttgtgcgagtgttttatcggttgcccccccattggggtttattcaaacatatcttctccgcccgctctcaaaccatcaaacgcctTAGTTAGTCGgacgacaagacgcatctcctccagctctgtgggggtttagggtttcagaagaagagtcggagcagctatcctgccctccagttgagcgagtcggttaggaactggcagtcgacgtggttctactgccaggacatagcctgtccgaatgcgtcgactgggctgcctccgtttagtctagaccggcccgccccacctaagcagctcgcgctctcgaaagccgagaagaacgacatccagcctttggtcgaggcacttgtggatgttgtcaggaagggggtcaccggcatagacctgctggaagtcttcttgGGTCGGCGGATcgagccgctgcaggcccgcgatcacgctatgtggcactacacagggcccgaggattccactcggaccaacgtggtgggcatacccgaggagagggtgacctcgtgggtgctccaaatcacgggcccttgtgagaaccccaaaggagctcgccgagtgatGCCTTTCAGCGTGGatcaccctccaccgaatcaggtgagtgacatgagccgagtgcattgaactatATCAATTCCTGTCTTTTATTTATATCTCCATGTGATCTCTGATGTTTTCGACTGaacttcatgcaggcgtggaccaactggttctcacccgtctcgaacgggaatccgaaggaggaggaggaagaaggcagccaggaggggagcgtggagagtgccgagtatgtctccgacagcggggagtcggaggagtagGACAGcgaggacgaggaagaggacgaagAGACAGACtcgctgttggaattatgacgttccccaacactcgccacctccacggccagagcatcggagcaaACGTCGGCACGAGCCTGCcatcccttcagctcctcctgcatcgtcgagtgctccgcctcttgccccggtggtcccgagtgttcgaggcaccaagagggccagggacgcagccgctgagcccccgggccagtcttccagggcgcctaggccgagtgggcccaaaccccggaaggctctgccgcggatgagggttgccatccccgtcacctccacgtaagtgaatctaactttcggatctttctgttgtccgagtgaactcctgttttataagtcgaatggacttcactcgacagggtcgccacttctgcaacttgtccggcccgccaaggggacgaccacaTGGACACGGACAAGTTGTCTCGTCCCGCCcaggtatgttgtaggagagtcgggtgttttatttCTATAGACTGcaccattctttctttttctgagtcgTCGtgccattcggcttgtcaggggcgattcacctggacgaggacgagcaggggagagccgaccccgccgtggagcctgtcctggagccaGTCCCGGAGGCcgctcctcctgctgccacccTTGTCGCCGACGCTCCGCCAACCGaagcgcctccaccgactgaaccggtgccggtgggggaGGACCCGACTGGGGTggatcttgggatgccccagggacctcccacgattcccggttcgtcgaatgttgaattcagcatccggcgtCTTCCAGAGGAgcgggtgggagcggccaagggggccatggtgcaggcggagctcatggctagagaagccaagagggcataCGACTCCGTTGCAgcgttgtaccagcggagcttggagctgcgcgacgacatccgagtaagtagtctagtaagtatttacttttctcctgtagcccactgggtggtattgtttttgcaatgggttcactccgagtgaacccagtgggtgtagtccccgtgacttctgtcgagtgcttgcaccgacagttgtctttatacattttgtcttcaggttggttgtgtccgtagacaggatttcggagtgcgagtacttattgcagtcggagcgctcttgcggtaagagtctccgagagtaagtttcacgcaggtcgagtagtattagcccctgaggcgtaggtgaaaacatgcatctcaatagggcgggcctgcttgaggtgcatgccagtggggtcactcttagtgaacccactaggtgtagtccccgagaccgctgtcgactgcttgcgtcggcaggggtctgaagaacttatactgtgtattgagaaacttgctgattaccctttgtttgttggtggcagaaaacttgtgagatgggaaTGGCCTATGAGGCCCCGAGGGAtgagaggaaccagtatgctggtgagctggaagctgc encodes:
- the LOC123442962 gene encoding chalcone synthase 2-like, with protein sequence MAAAVKLEEVRRAQRAVGPATVLAIGTAVPANCVYQATYPDYYFRVTKSEHLSDLKEKFERMCEKSTIRKRHMHLTEDILKKHPSICSHMEPSLNTRHDIVVVEVPKLGKEAAERAIKEWGQPLSKITHVIFCTTSGVDMPGADYQLTRLLGLSPTVKRLMMYQQGCFGGATVLRMAKDIAENNRGARVLVVCSDITAMAFRGPSKSHLDSLVGHALFGDGAAAAIIGADLDEPFEKPLFQLVSASQTILPESEGAINGHLTEAGLTIHLLKDVPGLISQNIEQALEDAFKPLGIHDWNSIFWIAHPGGPAILDMVEEKVGLDKERMRASREVLSEYGNMSSACVLFVLDVMRKTSSQDGHTTTGEGKEWGVLFGFGPGLTVETLVLYSAPIIATA
- the LOC123443044 gene encoding chalcone synthase 2-like; translation: MAAAVKLEEVRRAQRAVGPATVLAIGTAVPANCVYQATYPDYYFRVTKSEHLSDLKEKFERMCEKSTIRKRHMHLTEDILKKHPSICSHMEPSLNTRHDIVVVEVPKLGKEAAERAIKEWGQPLSKITHVIFCTTSGVDMPGADYQLTRLLGLSPTVKRLMMYQQGCFGGATVLRMAKDIAENNRGARVLVVCSDITAMAFRGPSKSHLDSLVGHALFGDGAAAAIIGADLDEPFEKPLFQLVSASQTILPESEGAINGHLIEAGLTIHLLKDVPGLISQNIEQALEDAFKPLGIHDWNSIFWIAHPGGPAILDMVEEKVGLDKERMRASREVLSEYGNMSSACVLFVLDVMRKTSSQDGHTTTGEGKEWGVLFGFGPGLTVETLVLYSAPIIATA